ggtcgcatatatcaaacacatcatataggagccgccaaggctgtcgtagaacatatcgtccaaagcatatacataagtatatatatacatacaagccgttaaggctgtcatagcaaataggaccgcttagacgcaaatcacagacataaccgaacaatagcgacccacacatatgtctacaggcctctaacaaacataacagaatcatatgacgggacagagccccgtcgtacccctgaatatatacatacacatgtacAATGAATGAGTCTGTACcaaatgtgggctccagaacaagggagcactccaaagcagcagaaagatgacctaagctgtcgggtcactcaagtgaacgtctgtacctgcgggcatgaaacgcagcccccgaagaagagggggtcagtacggaaaatgtaccgagtatgtaaggcatgaagtacagtacaggggATCGTAGCCAAAAATAGAAACTTTCCAGAACCAGTATGATTGTGTAAAATCATCAGTACGTTCCCTCTATGTAAAGAAGTAGTATATTTCAAATCAagattcatacacatatacatatatatatatatatatatatatatatatatatatatatatatatatatatatatatatatatatatatatatatatatatatatacatatatataacgtgtctcggccctttagtgagggactcggtaaataaggtcatgcatatcaacatcatataccatatgtacatataacgtgtcccggcccttttatgagggactcggtggatggaatcatgtatgtcaacatcatgcatcatatatacatatatcgtgtcccgaccctttattaagggactcggtggatagaatcatacatgtcagaatcatataccatatatacataacgtgtcccggccctctgttgtgggtctcggtggataaagtcatcatatgtcatcctggccgccatccccgtatcatcaaatcatcatatacatatacatataacgtgtcccgacccgcaagtgagagggactcggtgaataatgaagtggagtacgcacgagaacatgtcctggcccgggctcagtgaaatccaaactggggcttgcacgaacagaataatgtgaaaccatatgcacataaatcaagactcgatagacaagcatacttaccgactccagaaggctcagaaacaagtttcgggtcaatccgacttagtatgagaaagttatggacgttgaagtacagaaccttctacgagcatttcagaagtcatttttttggaaaaaatcaaagcaatactcatatcaagtatctttcggatatcgtatagatcaaatcagatataacttttagaatcatatgcacatatcaaagtatatcaaagactcgatggaatagtcggacgtgctagcatttgaaaaatcaagactctagtcatatcgattatctttcgaataccattcggaaacatatcaaatagaccttcagacatcataaatacgcatcaaaatcatatggagtagcttatggaaatcaataacattagccatcctagtggctctaagagcaggattttctttagaatcatacatatatgtTATTTGCTCgtctcataaagatcatgccaaaagaaagaaaggtaagccttacataccttgcccgctttctacgctaatccgaacttaagtctttcgcttcgcaagatctacaacaatattcatatataccaaacattagccataacacttaaaagtccaattctaaaccaacactttatctacagaaatttcggcagcatttcccctgtaaatgcaacatccccgagaattcaactcggctatatcatcaacaacaaatccgagaatttaactcggccaaaatatcaacaacaataccaacaatttttctaacaatatccacaatcgattcaaaacgcatactaacattagcaacttcttcctacaaacttcaacggcgtcccatttatattcaattcatatttgctcacacattcaagtactaatccgaagccattcaagaacgtttcaaacaatccgcacaatattcacaataatctaaccaatatgccattccacccgaaaccttccaaatgcaacaaaagccacaataacacatttccttctttcaaattcataaactacaacaacaattcacactttagcaattTCCTTCTCATaactacataaaatcatattagaaccacattaattcctacaacaacccacaaccaattacaatgccaacttgaaccattaaaccttcatttgcatcataaagtccacaacaacacaactaacatactaagtaaaattaattcatctcttctccgccatacaacaaccacacggccacaattctacacacacacccacacggccacacacaacacacattatttccatgattttcattcatttctatatactacaacatacataaacctttcataacatataaaagaggattaattcttacctttttccttaactttccacttgactagaattttggacTTGCGACAAAGAGTAGCCTTTTTGCTTCAACAATTGTACCATGTTAAAGAagacctttgaattagtaagaatacaaggagaatatattttttttggatcaagattgatggcTTCAAAAAAAATTCTCCTCttttttctcttggccgaatggcctttctcTTCTTGCTGTCAAGtttctttctcttgaatgttcttgaaatgtGATGACAAATAATAGTGGCCCTCTCTTTTATTTACTAATTTAGCcttcacatgggccttggcccatgtcccctatggccggccaccttgggccttttttttcttttctttttttgtttttccaagcccaactacttcatggctaatttttgtaattcatgaaactattttccaaatttccaattttgcccttagccttcctcaatatttccacatcaatattttcatgaacaacttatgtattaaataagataaaaaatattgtcttatctcttactagtcacaattatctcaaattatcgttaatatgcaaaatacgggatataacaactaccTTGCTCTATTGGTTGATGAATCTAGAGACGTGTCACGCAAAAAGAAAATGGATATTTGTTTACGATATGTTGATAAAAGGGGATTTGTGATGGAGGCATTTATTGGACTTGTTCATGTTAAAGATACTAGTGCTTTATCTCTGAAGAAAGCAATTGTGGATGTACTTGCTCACAATTCTTTAACTTTATCTTATGTACGGGGGCAATGTTATGATGGGGCAAGCAATATGCAAGGTGCGCTAGGTGGTCTTAAAACGCCGATCAAACAAGAAAGTAGATTGGCTCATTTCATTCATTGTTTTgctcatcaacttcaactaaCCCTTGTTGCGGTTTCTAAAAAGTGTGTTCAAGTGGGAGAACTTGTACTCTTGGTTTCAAATGTTTGAATGTCATGGGAGCTTCTTTTAAACGTGTGGATGAATTTCGAGAATCTCAAAAATAAAAACTCCGGGAAGCATTAGATATGGGTGAGCTAGAAACGAGTAAAGTCCTGAATCAAGAACTTGACCTTATTAAAGGCGGTGATACTCGTTGGGGATCTCACTACAAGTCGTTTGGAAACTTTATTAGTAACTTTGCCTCTATTGTTGACGTACTTGATACTCTTGTTGCAAATGCAAGTACTCCGGATGAAAGAGCTAGTGCATCGGGATTTCTCAGAAGTTGTCAAACGTTTGAGActgttttcttttttcatttgatGACTGATGTTTTAAGAATCACATATGAACTTAATGTGTCATTACAGAAAAAGGAACAGGATATTGCAAATGTCATGACTCTTGTGAAGGTTTGCAAGAGAAGGTTGCAAGCTTTAAGAGATAATGAATGGGATTCTCTCTTAGAAAAGCATTCTGGATGGGATTCACTTAAAGGAAAGGTAGAAACGTTTTGTATCAAGCATAAAATTCATTGCCTAATTATGATGATCCATATACTAACTCTAGAAGATCACGACGTAAAGTGGttgattattgtcacgacccgactaggggccatgacgggtacccagggctaaccaccgagcaccgctcgtaccattacccatcgtacacacaCTACTACAAAAGGAGGCTTTAGCGACAATTATTTAGTAGCCATACATTAATTGCCGGTAATTTATTTCATTAACTCAATTATTAGCGGCAAATGTAGTTTAGCCATGAAAACTATGCGAGGCAATTAAAAAGAATTGGCCTACAAAAATTATACTTACGCGGTACCGGGAAGAaattttcattatttcattttcccTCCACTTCCTTTTTGTGAAAAAAGTGCCGCTCTTCATTCACTAAAACGAATTGCAAAACACCCTCCAAGGAAGAAGAACCCTAATTCTCCCCCATGCTCAACTATTCTTTCACCCCCACCATCTCaagataccatcatggtatagcCCAAATCTCTACTCTtgttctctctctttctctttctctagAACTTCCTTTAAATGGTGGATCTGAGCAGTTGTAGTCGGCAGTTGATGTTCATACAATCATCTCGCAACTATCATGGTAAGGTCGATTGCTCAATAATTTCCATGTTGCTTATTGATATACCATTTAAAGCATTCAATCTATCTATTGAAATTGACGAATTGGAAATCCCTAAATCTAAATGGATTATCATACTTCAATTTTAGCAAACTTTAATTGGAAGTTTTCCCATATTGTTGGTTCAATGGAATTGCACAGTGCCTATCAATTTTTACCATATTTTCCTTCTTTCTTGCTTTCAACTCCATGAATTTACAATAGTATCTGTAAAATTGCTTTTGAGGTGATTAAGAAGTGACTTTTGTTTTCGGTTTTGTTGCTTAGCTTTATATGGATTGTCTTCGACCAGCCAAGTATATTGCTATTGGGGGAAAAGTATGAACTTATGTTTTCTTGCttaatattaatattaatttgTGGATAATGATAGAAGTAATTTCGATTTATTATGGTTAAATTTCTGTTAGTTTTTTCTTGTTTCTATAACCAAGTTTCTTAATGTTAAGTGCATGTTGTGATTTACTACTTAGGTTCTATGTGTATCTATGTAGGTCTTGATAGAAAGAAAAGATACTTCACTTTGTCCAAAACACGAGAATATCAAGTTGCATTGTAGATCTTGTAGCAATTCATTAAACTATAGTAGGCCTATATAGAATATTCTAGACTATTTTGTGTTTAAGTGCAGGTGAACAATTGACtttttgcccaaaaaaaaaaaaatcaattgttTGGGTCAAAGATTTAGTTCATTCTTTTTGTACATCAATTAGCATATTTTTTTTAGTGCGACTCACTGCAGCAGTGTTGTAATAATTTATTCTGAGTAATTTCGACCATGTAAAATGCAATTGATTTATAATGCCTATCAAAATGGAATAAATTGGTACCTTTCCTACCATGACTAGTGCTGACTACTGAATGGTTATATCCACTTTGCATTTGGCTCGCATAAATGCTTACAACACTTCTCTTGTCTTCATTATGTTGAGATATAGATAGGATTTGAGGTCAATTTTCATGTTGCTGAACCTTTTTCCTTTATACCTTGATTAACCAATTTTAATTACAATGTTAGTAATCACTAATATTTAAAAGCTTTTGACCTTAAGAGAGTACAATAGGATACACACTGGATAATATACTGCAATAAAAGGGGTTTTAACGGTTCTTATAAATTGATATAGTTGTTTGCTCAGACTCACTTTTTTTGTCCTTCACAAATCTGAAAATAAAATACCTCATCTAAAGAA
The nucleotide sequence above comes from Lycium barbarum isolate Lr01 chromosome 3, ASM1917538v2, whole genome shotgun sequence. Encoded proteins:
- the LOC132631280 gene encoding uncharacterized protein LOC132631280 codes for the protein MGELETSKVLNQELDLIKGGDTRWGSHYKSFGNFISNFASIVDVLDTLVANASTPDERASASGFLRSCQTFETVFFFHLMTDVLRITYELNVSLQKKEQDIANVMTLVKVCKRRLQALRDNEWDSLLEKHSGWDSLKGKRQM